A single region of the Prevotella sp. HUN102 genome encodes:
- a CDS encoding DUF4369 domain-containing protein, with protein sequence MENMIRKTALPLLLCAVSFLTSCTGEQFHVEGSIANAKDSLLYFEHNTLSGFQKLDSVKLDETGKFAFAGDKIDNPEFYRLRISGQIINIAIDSTETVNVKAAYPEMAYKYEVKGSYENEKIRELALKQIDLQSRCQTVYNESPAAADSLVKAMIADFKKDVTTNYIFKEPMKAYSYFALFQYIIVGRQAIPLFAPALDPADNKVFGAVATSWDTFYPNSERGQNLHNITIKGMQDQRIVEAKNQEIELEATEAGLIDLPLRDNKGNERHLTDLKGRVVLLNFHTFAAKGSPQYIMKMRELYAKYQARGFEIYMVSLDGNEHFWKESVASLPWINVYDNKDASIVYLSQAAVSPVIYLIDRENNVVKNPSQLQNLEAEIQALL encoded by the coding sequence ATGGAAAATATGATCAGAAAGACGGCACTTCCCTTACTATTGTGTGCGGTGTCATTCCTTACCAGTTGCACGGGCGAACAGTTCCACGTCGAAGGTTCGATAGCAAATGCCAAAGACTCGTTGCTGTATTTCGAGCACAATACGCTCTCCGGATTCCAGAAACTCGACTCCGTGAAGCTCGATGAAACGGGCAAGTTTGCCTTCGCAGGTGACAAGATAGACAATCCGGAGTTCTATCGTCTGCGTATCTCGGGACAGATTATCAATATCGCTATTGACTCCACCGAAACTGTGAACGTGAAGGCTGCCTATCCCGAGATGGCATACAAATACGAAGTGAAGGGTTCTTATGAAAACGAGAAGATAAGGGAGCTTGCCCTGAAGCAGATCGACCTGCAAAGCAGATGTCAGACTGTCTACAATGAAAGCCCGGCAGCAGCCGATTCACTGGTTAAGGCGATGATTGCCGATTTCAAGAAAGACGTTACCACGAATTACATCTTCAAAGAACCGATGAAGGCGTATAGCTACTTTGCCCTGTTCCAGTACATCATCGTGGGCCGACAGGCGATTCCCCTGTTTGCACCTGCTCTTGACCCTGCCGACAACAAGGTGTTCGGTGCCGTTGCCACAAGCTGGGATACATTCTATCCGAACTCCGAACGTGGTCAGAATCTCCACAATATTACCATCAAGGGTATGCAGGACCAGCGCATTGTAGAGGCAAAGAATCAGGAAATAGAGTTGGAGGCTACCGAGGCAGGGCTTATCGACTTGCCTTTGCGCGACAACAAGGGCAACGAACGCCATCTTACGGACTTGAAAGGCAGGGTGGTGTTGCTCAATTTCCACACGTTCGCTGCCAAGGGTTCGCCGCAGTACATTATGAAGATGCGCGAACTCTATGCGAAATATCAGGCACGTGGATTTGAAATTTATATGGTTTCGCTCGATGGAAACGAGCATTTCTGGAAGGAAAGCGTTGCGAGTCTGCCGTGGATAAATGTTTACGACAATAAGGATGCGAGCATCGTCTATCTAAGTCAGGCTGCTGTCTCTCCGGTAATCTATCTGATAGACAGAGAAAACAACGTGGTAAAGAATCCCTCGCAGCTCCAAAATCTTGAAGCTGAGATTCAGGCGTTGCTGTAA
- a CDS encoding nucleoside recognition domain-containing protein, whose protein sequence is MVLNYIWIAFFLIAFIFGIIALAMGDTTIFETMVKAITDSSKSAFEISLGLTGVLALWLGIMKIGERAGIVNALAKLLSPVFSKLFPDIPRNHPVMGSIFMNIASNMLGLDNAATPTGLKAMAQMQELNARKDTATNPMIMFLVLNTSGLTIIPTSILAFRSSNGAASPTDVFIPILLATTVATIAGIIITSLWQRINLLQPVLLGTILGLAGSVGLIIWGFGQMDQPTIDKVSTVASNLIIMSIIVLFIAAGFYKRINVYDSFVEGAKEGFTTAVRIIPYLVAILVAVAAFRASGAMDMLIGGIRWCVEMCGLDTKFVDALPTAFMKPLSGSGARGLMQETMTNFGADSFAGRLSCIFQGATDTTFYVLAVYFGSVSIRYTRHALPAGLLADLAGVIAAIAICYIFF, encoded by the coding sequence ATGGTTTTAAACTATATCTGGATAGCTTTCTTTCTGATTGCCTTCATCTTCGGAATCATTGCGCTCGCAATGGGCGACACCACGATTTTCGAGACGATGGTAAAAGCCATTACCGACTCTTCCAAGTCTGCTTTTGAAATTTCTCTCGGCCTTACGGGTGTGCTGGCATTGTGGCTCGGCATTATGAAGATAGGCGAAAGGGCGGGAATCGTGAATGCACTTGCAAAGCTGCTCAGCCCTGTTTTCAGCAAGCTCTTCCCTGATATTCCACGGAATCATCCCGTGATGGGGTCCATCTTTATGAACATCGCATCGAATATGCTCGGTCTCGACAACGCAGCCACGCCTACCGGACTGAAGGCGATGGCACAGATGCAGGAACTGAACGCACGGAAGGACACGGCTACCAATCCGATGATAATGTTTCTCGTGCTGAACACATCGGGACTGACCATCATTCCCACGAGCATTCTCGCTTTCCGGAGCAGCAACGGAGCTGCCTCGCCCACCGATGTGTTCATTCCTATCCTGCTCGCAACCACCGTTGCCACCATCGCCGGCATTATCATTACGTCGCTCTGGCAGCGCATCAATCTGCTTCAGCCCGTCCTTCTGGGCACGATTCTCGGTCTTGCAGGTTCCGTAGGACTGATAATATGGGGATTCGGACAGATGGATCAGCCCACGATTGACAAGGTGAGCACGGTTGCTTCCAACCTTATTATAATGTCGATTATCGTGCTCTTCATTGCAGCCGGCTTCTATAAGCGCATCAATGTTTACGATTCCTTCGTGGAAGGAGCCAAGGAAGGGTTCACAACAGCCGTGAGAATCATTCCGTATCTCGTGGCAATACTCGTGGCCGTAGCAGCATTCAGAGCTTCGGGGGCGATGGATATGCTCATCGGGGGCATCCGCTGGTGTGTGGAGATGTGTGGATTGGATACAAAATTCGTTGATGCGCTGCCCACAGCATTTATGAAGCCACTATCGGGAAGCGGCGCACGTGGCCTGATGCAGGAAACAATGACGAATTTTGGCGCAGATTCGTTCGCCGGTCGTCTCAGTTGCATCTTCCAAGGAGCTACCGATACCACGTTCTACGTGCTTGCAGTGTACTTCGGAAGTGTCAGTATCAGATACACCCGACACGCTTTGCCAGCCGGACTGCTTGCCGATTTGGCCGGAGTGATTGCAGCAATAGCCATCTGTTACATATTCTTCTGA
- a CDS encoding copper resistance protein NlpE N-terminal domain-containing protein: MKKIMFLVAACAAMVACNNKPAEKATEGADSTKTDSVVYEGTFPGADVAEINYKLVLVEKDSTYSLARSYKMRESGTDTTELMNGKYSVMKTDSASYYKLAGENDTTVFKIVNDSTVRMVNSFDLADSGEAYNLKLKK, from the coding sequence ATGAAGAAAATTATGTTTTTGGTAGCTGCGTGTGCAGCAATGGTGGCTTGCAACAACAAGCCCGCAGAGAAAGCAACTGAAGGTGCTGACAGCACAAAGACTGACTCAGTAGTTTACGAAGGCACTTTCCCGGGTGCTGACGTGGCAGAAATAAACTATAAGCTCGTGCTTGTAGAGAAGGATTCCACTTACAGCTTGGCTAGATCTTACAAGATGCGCGAATCAGGCACCGACACAACAGAACTTATGAACGGTAAGTACTCTGTTATGAAGACCGATTCAGCTTCTTACTACAAGCTCGCAGGCGAGAACGATACGACTGTATTCAAGATTGTAAACGATTCTACCGTAAGAATGGTAAACAGCTTTGACCTTGCTGATAGCGGCGAGGCTTACAACTTGAAGCTCAAGAAGTAA
- a CDS encoding DUF4625 domain-containing protein, translating to MKNKFLLGAFALLSVFTMSMTSCSDDDKPVESSIEINNAKFGHDGEATIGSDMHLEANIITNAKIKLIEVEMTKADGTQVLTKKYDTGKYVGVLAATFHEHIDIPSTFAEGNYKVFLKVTDMENKQKVVSGDVKLIIKTAKVSVDILDKATHKPITSAKAGDKVIVKATVASLDAAKPVTEMELEFHGSGEWEVELEEAVLAKYIGKSNFTFEEEITVPAKAAKGKCHFHYTVEVEGHKNTAEIEDFEIK from the coding sequence ATGAAAAATAAATTTTTATTAGGTGCTTTTGCACTTCTGAGTGTTTTCACTATGTCTATGACCTCTTGCAGCGATGATGACAAGCCAGTAGAATCAAGCATAGAAATCAACAATGCCAAGTTCGGCCACGACGGCGAAGCTACCATCGGCAGCGATATGCATTTGGAGGCGAACATCATTACAAATGCCAAGATTAAACTCATCGAAGTGGAGATGACCAAGGCTGACGGCACGCAGGTTCTGACAAAGAAATACGACACGGGCAAGTATGTCGGCGTTCTCGCAGCAACATTCCACGAGCACATCGATATTCCTTCTACATTCGCTGAAGGCAACTACAAGGTGTTCCTCAAGGTTACCGATATGGAGAATAAGCAGAAAGTGGTTTCAGGCGATGTAAAATTGATTATCAAGACTGCGAAGGTTTCTGTCGATATTCTCGACAAGGCTACACACAAGCCCATTACATCGGCAAAGGCAGGCGACAAAGTCATCGTAAAAGCTACCGTAGCAAGTCTCGATGCCGCAAAGCCTGTAACGGAAATGGAACTCGAATTCCACGGTTCCGGCGAATGGGAGGTTGAGCTTGAAGAGGCGGTATTGGCAAAGTATATCGGTAAATCAAACTTCACATTCGAGGAAGAGATTACCGTTCCCGCAAAGGCAGCCAAGGGCAAGTGCCACTTCCACTACACAGTAGAGGTTGAAGGCCACAAAAACACAGCAGAAATAGAGGATTTTGAAATCAAATAA
- a CDS encoding polyribonucleotide nucleotidyltransferase translates to MNVITKTLQLADGRTITIETGKVAKQADGAAVLRMGNTVLLATVCAAKEAVPGTDFMPLQVDYREQYAAAGRFPGGFTKREGKANDDEILTSRLVDRVLRPLFPSDYHTEVFVTVMLLSADGVDMPDALAGFAASAAMQCSDIPIEHPISEVRVARVNGEYVINPTFEQMKSADMDIMVGATKDNIMMVEGEMDEVTEQDLIDALKVAHEAIKPMCEIQEELAKELGTDVKREYNDETNDEELREQVKKETYDACYAQAQSGDADKKHRGEVYAKILADFIESYDAAHADLSADDLDEKHAMIERYFADVERDSMRRSVLDTGKRMDGRATDEIRPIWCEVSPLPMPHGSAYFQRGETLALATCTLGTKLDEKMVDNVLDKSYQRFLLHYNFPPFCTGEAKAQRGVGRREIGHGHLAWRGLKGMIPEDFPYTIRLVSQVLESNGSSSMATVCSGTLALMDAGVPIKKPVSGIAMGLIKNPGEEKYAILSDILGDEDHLGDMDFKTTGTKDGITATQMDIKCDGLSFEILEKALMQAKAAREHILGKITETIAEPREEMKPQVPRIVAMEIPKEFIGAIIGPGGKIIQQMQEDTGATITIDEVDGVGKIQVSAPNKTSIDAALGKIKAIVAVPEIGETYEGTVRSVMPYGCFVEILPGKDGLLHISEIDWKRLETVEESGIKEGDKVQVKLLDIDPKTGKYKLSRRCLLDKPEGYVEPQRRPRGERSDRGERRPRREDRRHNNEENND, encoded by the coding sequence ATGAACGTAATTACGAAAACTCTTCAATTGGCAGATGGTAGAACCATCACGATTGAAACTGGAAAGGTTGCAAAGCAGGCTGATGGCGCCGCAGTGCTCCGTATGGGCAATACTGTGCTTCTCGCTACTGTTTGTGCAGCTAAAGAGGCAGTTCCAGGAACAGACTTTATGCCTTTGCAAGTAGATTATCGCGAGCAGTACGCTGCCGCAGGCCGTTTCCCGGGTGGATTCACAAAGCGCGAAGGCAAAGCCAACGACGACGAAATCCTGACATCGCGTCTTGTAGACCGTGTGCTTCGTCCACTTTTCCCCTCAGACTATCACACAGAAGTATTCGTTACCGTAATGCTTCTTTCCGCTGACGGCGTTGATATGCCCGATGCACTCGCAGGTTTTGCGGCATCGGCAGCAATGCAGTGTTCAGATATTCCAATCGAACATCCTATTTCAGAGGTTCGCGTTGCCCGTGTAAACGGCGAATACGTTATCAATCCTACCTTCGAACAAATGAAGTCTGCCGATATGGACATTATGGTCGGCGCAACAAAGGACAACATTATGATGGTGGAAGGCGAGATGGACGAGGTAACGGAACAGGATCTCATCGACGCACTGAAGGTTGCACACGAGGCTATCAAGCCGATGTGCGAAATTCAGGAAGAACTCGCCAAGGAACTCGGCACAGACGTTAAGCGCGAGTACAACGACGAGACCAACGACGAGGAGCTCCGCGAGCAAGTGAAGAAGGAAACCTACGACGCCTGCTACGCACAGGCACAGAGCGGCGACGCGGACAAGAAGCACCGCGGTGAGGTTTATGCTAAGATTCTGGCAGATTTCATCGAGTCTTACGATGCAGCGCACGCAGACCTTTCAGCTGACGACCTCGACGAGAAACACGCAATGATCGAACGTTACTTTGCAGACGTTGAGCGCGATTCTATGCGCCGCAGCGTTCTCGACACAGGAAAGCGTATGGACGGCCGTGCAACAGATGAGATTCGTCCTATCTGGTGCGAGGTAAGTCCGTTGCCAATGCCTCACGGAAGCGCATACTTCCAGCGTGGCGAAACATTGGCTCTGGCTACTTGTACGCTCGGTACAAAGCTCGATGAGAAGATGGTGGACAACGTACTCGACAAGAGCTATCAGCGTTTCCTCCTCCACTATAACTTCCCTCCATTCTGTACAGGCGAAGCTAAGGCACAGCGTGGCGTAGGCCGTCGCGAAATCGGGCACGGTCATTTGGCTTGGCGTGGTTTGAAGGGTATGATTCCTGAAGATTTCCCTTACACGATTCGCTTGGTAAGTCAGGTTCTCGAGTCAAACGGTTCGTCATCTATGGCAACGGTTTGCTCCGGTACACTTGCATTGATGGATGCCGGCGTTCCAATCAAGAAGCCAGTATCAGGTATTGCAATGGGACTGATCAAGAATCCGGGCGAAGAGAAGTATGCTATCCTCAGCGATATTCTCGGCGACGAGGACCACTTGGGCGATATGGACTTCAAGACAACGGGTACAAAGGACGGTATCACAGCCACACAGATGGACATCAAGTGCGACGGTCTTTCCTTTGAAATCCTTGAAAAGGCTTTGATGCAGGCTAAGGCTGCACGCGAACATATCCTCGGAAAGATTACCGAAACCATCGCAGAGCCGCGCGAAGAAATGAAACCACAGGTTCCACGCATTGTTGCAATGGAGATTCCAAAGGAATTTATCGGTGCTATCATCGGTCCCGGCGGCAAGATTATCCAGCAGATGCAGGAAGATACCGGTGCCACCATCACGATAGACGAGGTTGATGGCGTAGGCAAGATTCAGGTTTCTGCTCCTAACAAGACCTCCATTGACGCGGCTTTGGGCAAGATCAAGGCTATCGTTGCAGTACCGGAAATCGGCGAAACCTACGAGGGAACGGTGCGTTCGGTTATGCCTTACGGCTGCTTCGTAGAGATTCTGCCCGGCAAGGACGGTCTTCTCCACATCTCGGAAATCGACTGGAAGCGTCTTGAGACAGTTGAAGAATCAGGCATTAAGGAAGGCGACAAGGTGCAGGTTAAGCTCCTTGACATCGATCCTAAGACCGGAAAGTACAAGCTTTCACGCCGTTGTCTGCTCGACAAGCCCGAAGGCTATGTAGAGCCGCAGCGTCGTCCGCGTGGCGAACGCAGCGACCGTGGCGAGCGTCGTCCACGCCGTGAGGACCGTCGCCACAACAACGAAGAGAACAACGATTAA
- a CDS encoding DUF4625 domain-containing protein → MKKTGTLFLSAMLALGLFSCSSNDEEIDSQKPTITGEGIVAMPENCQVYHLGDIIPVRYVLKDNVGLGSYNIEIHNNFDHHSHSTEAGECPLDEKKEAAANVWIYNKDFKIPVGTLTYIIGQDIQIPANVQPGDYHFMIRTTDITGYQELKSISIKLIQ, encoded by the coding sequence ATGAAGAAAACAGGCACATTATTTTTATCAGCAATGCTCGCACTCGGTCTCTTCTCGTGCTCAAGCAACGACGAGGAAATCGACTCACAGAAGCCAACCATCACCGGCGAAGGTATCGTGGCAATGCCCGAAAACTGTCAGGTATATCATCTCGGCGACATCATTCCGGTGCGCTATGTACTGAAGGACAACGTTGGTTTAGGGAGCTACAACATCGAAATCCACAATAATTTCGACCACCACAGCCACAGCACGGAAGCCGGAGAATGTCCGTTGGACGAAAAGAAGGAGGCTGCGGCAAACGTATGGATTTACAATAAGGACTTCAAAATCCCTGTGGGAACGCTGACCTACATTATCGGACAAGACATTCAGATACCTGCCAACGTGCAGCCGGGCGATTATCATTTTATGATTCGCACCACCGACATCACGGGATATCAGGAATTAAAATCAATTAGTATCAAGCTGATACAATAA
- a CDS encoding TonB-dependent receptor, which translates to MNKAISAIILSMTALCAFIGLPINAANSYKTGNDLDTTVVMKNVTVTGSQKKATKMRSSVNTINIDRSYLQTNFSGSLMQTLRGIPGVKAMSIGSGQSKPAIRGLGFNRMAVAQDGIKHEGQQWGDDHGLEIDQFAVDRIEILKGPSALLYGSDAIAGVINLHSYFNPEKPFQGYVSLFSRTNNEALGASARLEGKTGNFFWGTNLTLIDYADYKVPTDSIQYYSYYIHLKDKCLRNTAGKERDGSIALGYRNDRFTNILKLSDSYSKSGFFANAHGIEVRLSDIDYDSRRRDIDLPYQSVNHFKVQNITNFALGKLDFTVNLAFQNNLRKELSEPVSHGYMPKPSDSLERKFNKSTYSANIDTKWNFGVAQFFNFGANIEYQHNRRSGWGFIVPDFEMFSSGAYAMYRYIISNNLRVNAGVRYDHIRSRIHSYNDWYKTPYNGTDSLYKQRSSDINRSFNSLTWSAGLSYSTGNWIFKSNIGKSFRVPVAKELGADGVNYNIFRYEKGNANLKPEESYQLDAGITWQNSVLSFEFEPYFNYFPNYIYMNPTPEYYEGLQLYHYTQARVFRWGFEAIATWKIRTDLEAELKGEYLYAEQLSGQKKGYSLPFSTPWSVDASVKYIIAQNKPGNEGYVSLNAHFVGAQKDIVPPEEPTPGYYTLNMTAGKQFTLREKVLKISLNAENLLNRKYYDHTSYYRLIDVPEPGRNIALMIGLDF; encoded by the coding sequence ATGAATAAAGCTATCTCGGCAATTATTCTATCTATGACTGCATTGTGTGCATTTATCGGTCTGCCGATAAATGCTGCAAACTCCTATAAAACGGGAAACGACCTCGACACCACCGTGGTAATGAAGAACGTTACCGTTACCGGAAGCCAGAAAAAAGCTACCAAAATGCGGTCGTCGGTCAATACAATCAATATTGACCGCAGCTATCTGCAGACCAATTTCTCGGGCAGTCTGATGCAGACACTCCGTGGAATCCCCGGCGTAAAGGCAATGAGCATCGGCTCCGGACAGTCGAAACCTGCCATCCGCGGGCTTGGATTCAACCGAATGGCTGTGGCACAGGACGGCATCAAGCACGAGGGGCAGCAATGGGGCGACGACCACGGCTTGGAAATAGACCAGTTTGCAGTAGACAGAATAGAAATACTCAAAGGTCCTTCAGCCCTTCTCTACGGTTCGGATGCCATTGCCGGAGTCATCAATCTGCACAGCTATTTCAACCCTGAAAAGCCATTTCAGGGCTATGTTTCGCTATTCTCCCGTACCAACAACGAGGCGTTAGGCGCATCGGCAAGGCTGGAAGGCAAGACCGGAAACTTCTTCTGGGGAACCAACCTCACGCTGATAGACTACGCCGACTACAAGGTTCCAACTGATTCCATTCAGTATTATTCCTACTATATCCACTTAAAAGACAAATGCCTCCGCAATACGGCAGGCAAGGAACGGGACGGAAGCATTGCGCTGGGCTACAGAAATGACAGATTCACGAATATTCTGAAGCTCTCAGACTCCTATTCCAAGAGTGGATTCTTCGCCAATGCACACGGCATAGAAGTGAGACTTTCGGATATAGACTACGACAGCCGACGACGGGACATCGACCTTCCCTACCAGAGCGTAAACCATTTCAAGGTGCAGAACATCACGAACTTCGCATTAGGAAAGCTCGACTTTACCGTAAACCTCGCCTTTCAGAACAATCTCCGCAAGGAACTTTCAGAGCCTGTCTCGCACGGCTATATGCCAAAACCCTCGGATTCACTGGAACGCAAGTTCAACAAGAGCACCTATTCGGCAAACATCGACACGAAATGGAACTTCGGCGTGGCGCAGTTCTTCAACTTCGGGGCAAACATTGAATATCAGCACAACCGCCGTTCGGGGTGGGGATTCATCGTTCCCGACTTTGAAATGTTCTCATCCGGTGCGTATGCTATGTACCGATACATCATATCCAACAACCTCCGAGTGAATGCCGGAGTGAGATACGACCACATCCGTTCCAGAATCCACAGCTACAACGACTGGTACAAGACCCCATACAACGGCACGGACTCGCTCTACAAGCAACGTTCGAGCGACATCAACCGGTCGTTCAACAGTCTTACCTGGTCGGCAGGCTTGAGTTATTCCACCGGCAACTGGATATTCAAGAGCAACATCGGCAAGAGTTTCCGAGTGCCTGTGGCAAAAGAGTTGGGCGCTGACGGCGTGAACTACAACATCTTCCGCTACGAAAAGGGCAATGCCAACCTGAAACCGGAGGAATCCTATCAGCTTGACGCAGGCATCACGTGGCAGAACAGCGTGCTCTCGTTCGAATTTGAGCCTTACTTCAACTATTTCCCGAACTACATCTATATGAACCCGACGCCCGAATACTACGAGGGCTTGCAACTGTATCACTACACACAGGCGCGCGTGTTCAGATGGGGATTCGAGGCAATCGCAACGTGGAAGATCCGTACCGACCTCGAGGCAGAGCTGAAGGGCGAATATCTCTATGCCGAACAGCTCTCAGGACAGAAGAAGGGCTACTCTCTTCCGTTCTCAACGCCGTGGTCCGTGGATGCAAGCGTCAAGTATATCATCGCACAGAACAAGCCGGGCAACGAGGGATATGTGTCGCTCAACGCCCATTTCGTGGGTGCGCAGAAAGACATTGTTCCTCCCGAAGAACCCACTCCGGGCTACTACACTCTGAATATGACGGCGGGAAAACAGTTCACGCTCCGAGAAAAGGTGCTCAAGATAAGCCTCAACGCAGAGAATCTGCTCAACAGAAAGTATTACGACCACACCAGCTACTATCGCCTCATTGATGTTCCGGAACCCGGAAGAAACATTGCGCTAATGATAGGACTGGACTTCTGA
- a CDS encoding lipopolysaccharide biosynthesis protein — protein MANLKSLAKDTAIYGLSSIAARFINYLLVPIQTAKFNAAGGQYGIITNVYAYVALLIVLLTYGMETTFFRFMSKEGEDPDKVYATTLKMVGMTSLLFMAVIVLFNQSIATMLGYADHPEYILVMYITVAIDAFAAIPFAYLRCKHRPIKFATLKMLNITFNIVLNLLYLVVLPYFKLNPFGIYDANFSLDVVWIFYINLFCTIAMLLMLWKELSGIRYSFDKGTCRRMLGYTFPLLIMGLAGQLNQCASQIIFPYAFDGSAEEARTQLGIYGACIKIAMIMVMITQAFRYAYEPFVFGKSKDKDNKDTYAKAMKFYIIFTLLAFLAVMGYMDILRHVVGRSYWEGLEIVPIVMAAEIMFGIFFNLSFWYKLTDRTIWGAYFSGIGAVVLIVMDIALIPYFSYWACAWAGFVSYAVSMAVSYYFGQKYYPINYPLKDILFYVVVAAILFGGITLSNEMLPTWAALSLNTLLILLFLGIIIKKDFPLSKLPIIGKKFR, from the coding sequence ATGGCAAACTTAAAATCACTGGCAAAAGACACCGCAATCTACGGTCTGAGCAGCATTGCGGCTCGCTTCATCAACTACCTGTTGGTGCCGATTCAAACTGCCAAATTCAATGCTGCCGGCGGGCAGTATGGCATCATTACCAACGTTTATGCCTACGTAGCACTCCTCATCGTGTTGCTCACGTATGGTATGGAAACCACTTTCTTCCGATTTATGAGCAAGGAAGGCGAGGATCCCGACAAAGTTTATGCGACCACTCTGAAGATGGTCGGAATGACTTCATTGCTCTTTATGGCTGTCATCGTCCTCTTCAATCAGTCTATTGCCACAATGCTCGGCTATGCAGACCACCCTGAATACATCCTCGTGATGTACATAACGGTGGCCATTGATGCCTTTGCAGCCATCCCGTTCGCCTATCTGCGCTGCAAGCACAGGCCAATAAAGTTTGCCACTTTAAAGATGCTGAACATCACATTCAATATCGTTCTCAACCTGCTGTACCTCGTTGTATTGCCTTATTTCAAGCTGAATCCGTTCGGAATATACGATGCCAACTTCTCGCTCGACGTAGTTTGGATTTTCTATATCAACCTTTTCTGCACCATTGCCATGCTTTTGATGCTCTGGAAAGAGCTTTCCGGCATCCGATACAGCTTCGACAAGGGCACTTGCAGGCGTATGCTCGGCTACACCTTCCCACTCCTGATTATGGGACTCGCAGGACAGCTCAACCAATGTGCGTCGCAGATAATCTTTCCATACGCTTTCGACGGTTCGGCAGAGGAAGCCCGCACGCAACTCGGCATCTATGGTGCCTGCATCAAGATTGCAATGATTATGGTAATGATCACGCAGGCCTTCCGTTATGCCTACGAACCATTCGTATTCGGCAAATCGAAGGACAAGGACAACAAGGATACATACGCCAAGGCGATGAAGTTCTATATCATCTTCACGCTCCTTGCCTTCCTCGCCGTAATGGGATATATGGACATTCTCCGACACGTCGTAGGCCGAAGCTACTGGGAAGGCCTCGAAATCGTGCCTATCGTGATGGCAGCCGAGATTATGTTCGGCATCTTCTTCAACCTCAGTTTCTGGTATAAACTTACCGACCGCACCATCTGGGGAGCCTATTTCTCGGGCATCGGTGCCGTGGTTCTCATCGTGATGGACATTGCGCTCATCCCCTATTTCAGTTATTGGGCGTGCGCTTGGGCGGGATTCGTATCCTATGCTGTGAGTATGGCAGTCAGTTATTACTTCGGACAAAAGTATTACCCCATCAACTATCCGTTGAAAGACATCCTGTTCTATGTAGTGGTTGCCGCAATTCTCTTCGGAGGCATTACCCTTTCCAACGAAATGCTCCCCACTTGGGCGGCACTCTCGCTGAACACGCTGCTCATTCTTCTCTTTCTGGGCATCATTATCAAGAAAGATTTCCCATTGAGCAAGCTGCCGATAATCGGCAAGAAATTCAGATAA
- a CDS encoding alpha/beta hydrolase, which translates to MNFRKLFVMAGLVAFAATAFAQKTFDVNLYNGRVPYNNGNKNDTAKVRVYLPNDREATGRAVIICPGGGYNHLEIENEGYDWGEYFQNQGIAALVLKYRMPNGKPEVPVADAEQAMKLARMNAAAWKISRNEVGIMGFSAGGHLAATIATQSRGEAKPDFQILFYPVISMMEGFGHDESYHNFLGKRPSKHEQKKYSADLNVSRVTPRAFIALSDDDNVVPPANGVNYYMELYKNDVPGSLHVYPGGGHGWGSKIGFRYNQEMMMDLKAWMRSF; encoded by the coding sequence ATGAATTTCAGAAAACTTTTTGTAATGGCAGGCTTGGTGGCTTTTGCAGCTACGGCATTCGCACAGAAGACTTTTGATGTGAATCTCTACAACGGCCGTGTGCCTTACAACAATGGCAACAAAAACGACACCGCAAAGGTGCGTGTCTATCTTCCCAACGACCGAGAGGCTACCGGGCGTGCAGTTATCATCTGCCCGGGTGGCGGCTACAACCATCTTGAGATAGAAAACGAAGGCTACGACTGGGGCGAATACTTCCAGAATCAGGGCATTGCAGCCCTCGTGCTGAAATACCGTATGCCGAACGGCAAGCCCGAAGTGCCGGTTGCCGATGCCGAACAGGCGATGAAACTGGCGAGAATGAACGCTGCCGCGTGGAAAATCAGCCGTAACGAGGTGGGCATTATGGGCTTTTCGGCAGGCGGACACCTTGCGGCAACCATCGCAACGCAGAGCAGAGGCGAGGCTAAACCTGACTTCCAGATTCTTTTCTACCCTGTAATCTCTATGATGGAAGGTTTCGGACACGACGAAAGCTACCACAACTTCCTCGGCAAGCGTCCCAGCAAGCACGAACAGAAGAAATACAGTGCCGACCTGAACGTGAGCCGCGTAACGCCACGTGCATTTATTGCGCTGAGCGACGACGACAACGTTGTGCCACCGGCAAACGGCGTAAACTATTATATGGAGCTTTATAAGAACGACGTTCCCGGCTCGCTCCACGTCTATCCCGGCGGTGGACACGGATGGGGAAGCAAGATTGGTTTCCGATACAATCAGGAAATGATGATGGACCTCAAGGCGTGGATGCGCAGCTTCTAA